In Malus sylvestris chromosome 2, drMalSylv7.2, whole genome shotgun sequence, the genomic stretch taaaatataattgaaCAGAAATTTATTACAATTCCCAATTTACACGAAGTACATTCATTAATTTACGCAGGCAAGATATCGCTAATTGAGTAATTTTAATCTGCTTGTAACAGGAAGCAAGGATTAAGGTTTGTTCATGCTGGATTAAAATATTGGCTTAcaatattaattaattgatgCTGTTTTCTTAATTATAATTTCCTCTTAAATTACAGACTGCAGTTTTCATGGGGTGCAAAAGCGGAGAAATTGAGCTGGGCTTGTCCAATGTGTCTCAAGTAAGACCAAATTATAATCTAACTTGGAATTATGTAAAAAACTTTTGGTTAAACGGTGGGTTTCGAACCCTAAACCTAGCATACAGAACTCAGAACACTACCCACCCTCACCAAGCTGACCCAAGTGGCTTGTAATTATATTAAGAATCTTAATGCATAATTGAGGTTTATGataaactaatttattttttgttgttttgcaGATAGACATAAAAAGAGAATTGATGAGAACCTGGTTACCAGAAGCTTTTTCCAGACAATTATCTCCACATACAGAAGTTGCCAGCAGGCCAATCAATGTTCAGCAAAACCCACCGTCatcctcttcatcttctttgagaTCACTTTCCGCAATCGATAGTCCTGAATATTCCTCCCTCCTCTTCAACATTCCAACCACTACTACTTCTCATAACATCCCAGAGATCTTTACACAATTATCTTCCGATCCCTTGCGACCAATCAATGTTAATCCATTGGAACCTTTACCAATCATAAATCTCATTAGAACTACTTCTACTAGTACTAGTCCTCATCAACAAGCCATCCAAGCTTTTTCTCGAACCCGAAACATCCAATTCCCAACTCCGGAGATCGAAGATGCCACAATGACAAGAGCTATCCTTGCAGTTCtatcttcttcaccttcttcttcttcatatcAACCACCCCCACATACTAATCCACCTTCTTCTTCTACTGCTCATCGCCACTTACTAACTCCAAAATCCAGTGCTTTCAAGACTTACAGCACCTCAGCTTTAGCCCCAAGAACGCAAATGAGTGCTAATTTACGCCGGCAAAACATGCACAAGCGATCCATTTCCTTCTTGAGAAGCTTGAATCTGATGAGGCTTCGCGAAGGTATCCAAACCACCCGTCCCACAAGCGGCCAGTTGCATCATATGATATCGGAGCGCAAAAGGCGTGAGAAGATCAATGAAAGCTTTCATACATTGAAATCATTACTTCCACCTGGAACCAAGGTAAgcaacatgcatgcatacacacacacacacacacacacacacacacacacacacacacacacatactgtGTTGTTCAAAAGGATACTGGACCGCACTCGACTGAACGGGCCTACGGTAAACTATACTAAACTAGATGGAAGTTTTAGGGTATTCCAGTTCAGCACGGTCCAACATAGTTTACATATTAACACATTCGTTTGGAAATGCATTATTATACCATTTTCTCATTTTTGCATTGGTACATATATTGGTTTCGTTGCAATCgtgattaattaaaatttttcatacTGTAGAAAGACAAAGCCTCGGTTCTTATATCTGCGAGGGAGTACTTGACTAGTTTGAAAGCTCGAGTTGATGAGCTTAGTAAAAGAAACCAGCAGTTAGAGGCAAGGCTCTTGCCCCCGGCCAACTTAGGAGCTAATGAAGCAGCAGCTACTGCAGGCTCCTCAAATGAACGAGTTAGTCTTACACTTACACATGTATCATCCGAATCATCCCCCGATCAAGATCAGCAAATTATTGACTTGCAAGTGGTTCTAAGATCAATAGAGAGTTGCACCGAAGATATGGTGATCCGCATTTTGGAATTCTTGAAGCGGGTTGAGAATGTAAGCTTGATGTCCATGGAAGCCAATACTTGGATATCAGAACCAAATTCTAACATCAACCGCGTAATCCTGAGATTAAGAGTTGATCAGGTATGTAATAGAATACTTGTAAATTTCTTGAACTCATTAATTATTATGATCCCTGGTATAAGCCTTTAAGTAATTGAGGGGTGGGTAGGGTGATAAATAATGAAGGGTTTGTATTAAGAATATGAACCCCACATCGGAAAAATGAGGgatcttgcatgtgcttataagtaatttaGCTACTCCTT encodes the following:
- the LOC126605851 gene encoding putative transcription factor bHLH041, producing MDIAFQLDEGSRANFLRLVMQSFGCFYICLWSYMPPPSNFLFFLDGVYDEENQPSSSSGSLARQLFNEYRLSVFNVVENDCVPGFAFRNSVPYLELQEMDLQRLASVDTQRQFYQEARIKTAVFMGCKSGEIELGLSNVSQIDIKRELMRTWLPEAFSRQLSPHTEVASRPINVQQNPPSSSSSSLRSLSAIDSPEYSSLLFNIPTTTTSHNIPEIFTQLSSDPLRPINVNPLEPLPIINLIRTTSTSTSPHQQAIQAFSRTRNIQFPTPEIEDATMTRAILAVLSSSPSSSSYQPPPHTNPPSSSTAHRHLLTPKSSAFKTYSTSALAPRTQMSANLRRQNMHKRSISFLRSLNLMRLREGIQTTRPTSGQLHHMISERKRREKINESFHTLKSLLPPGTKKDKASVLISAREYLTSLKARVDELSKRNQQLEARLLPPANLGANEAAATAGSSNERVSLTLTHVSSESSPDQDQQIIDLQVVLRSIESCTEDMVIRILEFLKRVENVSLMSMEANTWISEPNSNINRVILRLRVDQGTEWDEAAFQEAVRRVVADLALI